One genomic window of Chelonoidis abingdonii isolate Lonesome George unplaced genomic scaffold, CheloAbing_2.0 scaffold3165, whole genome shotgun sequence includes the following:
- the LOC116818291 gene encoding olfactory receptor 14A16-like, which produces MSNQTILTEFLLLGFSDVRELQILHFVVFLVIYLVALVGNLVIVMVVALSHQLHTPMYFFLGNLSFLDICYISVTVPKSMANSLTNTSMISFSGCVAQVFLVLTLAFAEMILLVVMAYDRYVAICRPLHYKVIMNKTMCIQMATGCWISAVLYSVMHTGNTFRLPFCRSNVIGQFFCDIPQLLKISCYDTSANEILVIVCVLFFGFLFVVSIFISYIHIFSTILRIPSTQGKYKAFSTCLPHLIVFSLFMSTTMFTYMRPKSMSSLYQDLLAAVFYSVVPPVLNPMIYSLRNKEIKDALGKMLHKVVLIKNSS; this is translated from the coding sequence ATGTCCAATCAAACCATCCTGACCGAGTTTCTTCTCTTGGGGTTTTCTGATGTCCGGGAGCTGCAGATTCTACATTTTGTGGTATTTCTAGTCATTTACCTGGTAGCCCTGGTGGGGAATCTGGTCATCGTCATGGTGGTAGCCCTCAGCCACCaacttcacacccccatgtacttcttccttgGAAACTTGTCCTTCCTAGATATCTGCTACATCTCTGTCACAGTCCCTAAATCCATGGCCAATTCCTTAACCAACACCAGTATGATTTCTTTCTCTGGTTGTGTTGCTCAAGTCTTTTTGGTTCTCACCTTAGCTTTTGCAGAGATGATTCTTCTCGTGGTCATGGCGTATGACCGCTATGTTGCTATCTGTCGTCCCCTACATTACAAAGTGATCATGAACAAGACAATGTGTATCCAAATGGCAACTGGGTGCTGGATCAGTGCTGTCCTCTATTCGGTAATGCACACGGGTAACACATTTAGGTTACCTTTCTGCCGCTCCAATGTTATTGGGCAGTTCTTCTGCGATATCCCACAGCTACTAAAGATCTCTTGCTACGATACATCAGCTAATGAAATTTTGGTTAttgtctgtgttttattttttggtttcctttttgtTGTTTCAATATTTATATCCTATATTCACATCTTCTCCACAATTCTAAGAATCCCTTCCACACAGGGCAAGtacaaagccttctccacctgcctgCCCCACCTGATTGTATTTTCGTTATTTATGAGCACCACAATGTTCACCTACATGAGACCAAAGTCAATGTCCTCACTGTATcaggacctgctggctgctgtgtTTTACTCTGTAGTGCCACCAGTATTGAATCCGATGATTTATAGCCTGAGAAATAAGGAGATAAAAGATGCCCTGGGGAAAATGCTGCATAAGGTAGTCTTGATCAAAAATTCATCATGA